The genomic segment cagcaggctcaaggacagtttctttcaccaggcagtcaggaggctcaaatccctccctcctcctctcccccctctgcccccctcCTCCTCACCCCTCTGCCCCCCCTCtgcccccctcctcctcccccctctgccccccgccacagattctgcccgtacaccccccttcagcatctgacatcatgtcaccctcacagtcccccccccaacacacacacacacacactcaacattcattcgcacacggactgcacatttcactttacctcactcatttgcactattccgcactacctcaccttaacagctattagtttgtttatactgcttatttcttgtttacctgctatacctcaagtgcccttgaccgtttattttatgtcctttgctctaattttatatatatatatatatatatatatatatatatatatatatatatatatatatatatatatatatgtgtgtgtgtgtgtgtgtgtgtatacctgtgagtgtttaggcTAATGtctttcttatctagtgtttatactgtttatattgtttatttcagttattctgtttttatttattgcattgcctgtttgcaccgtgggtcagagaggactgatattgcatttatgctgtatgttgagcatgtatagcatatttgacaataaagttgacttgacttttacACTCGCAACGACCTAaggtacataagaatttcactgtaattacttgtaattatatgtgaccaataaaacttgaactgaacttgaattaTAAGGCTTCTCATAAAAACACTAAATGCAAAAGGGTTTATCAACACACAAAGCCTTCATATTTGCCAAGTTAGGCTAAAATATGAGGCTACAGATGATGATAAATTAagcgccgtttgggagccgaaagagccgactCTTCTTTGAGAGCCGTGCCACAAGAGTCGGCTCTCTGAAAAGAGCCGAACTTCCCATCACTACTCACGGAAAttaacttgagaagggttcgcgacggctttacgacaccagcgacgcatttgcggctagtttgagagaaattttgtcgcacgatttttttgaacgtgttcaaaatttcagcgacggagggacactttgcgactcatgcgaggaacttGAAGCCCTGTGAATGTttcgacacttttgaaactctctcggtcGCAGGCTTTACATCACTAGTGTTCAGGTGTTCTACACCTTTTGTGCTGGAGACTCACTGAGCTGTTTATCGAGATGAGTCGAGGactatttatttgtttatgtCGCAGTGACGCGCTGAGAAAACCCTTTCAGACTGTTCGCCGGTATATGAAATGGACGACAGAAAATGAAACAAAGCGGTttattgcagaaaacactgagatAGTCAAAGGTCAAAGTTTAACACCCGAGATCGCGTTAAGACTCTTTACAGTGAAATGTCGCTTCTGGACGGAGAGACCAGAGTTCTGGCCCTTTCCTGACCCCTTCTGGGCGATATACTGGCCTGGGGGACAGGCACTGACCAGGTAATGGTGCAGGGCTCTTTAAACACTGTGTTAATATATAAACACTTTTCTTACCTCCCAAACCTTGTTACAGCTGATGTTGCAGTGTTTTGTTAGCTTGCACTGTGACAAGTATTCAGAACCTAGATTTAAAAATATTTACTTTTcagcggtttttttttttaggtatctTTTAAACAATCCAGAGGTGTCAGCAGGTAGGAAAGTGCTGGATCTTGGCTGTGGATGTGGCGCATCTGCTATTGCTGCTAAACTCAGTGGGGCTGCTCATGTGGTGGCTAATGACACTGATCcaagtaagaaagaaagcacaactttattcatcatcctctctgcatttaacccatctgaagcagtgaacacacatacccagagcagtgggcagccatgctaacagcacccagggagcagttgggagttaggaggtgcctcgctcaagggcacgtcagcccaaggctgtcccatattaacctaaccacatgtctttgaactgtg from the Neoarius graeffei isolate fNeoGra1 chromosome 2, fNeoGra1.pri, whole genome shotgun sequence genome contains:
- the etfbkmt gene encoding electron transfer flavoprotein beta subunit lysine methyltransferase — its product is MSRGLFICLCRSDALRKPFQTVRRYMKWTTENETKRFIAENTEIVKGQSLTPEIALRLFTVKCRFWTERPEFWPFPDPFWAIYWPGGQALTRYLLNNPEVSAGRKVLDLGCGCGASAIAAKLSGAAHVVANDTDPIAAVATKMNCELNGLEPLSCVTENLIGSEPENWDLILLGDMFYDETLTDSLHKWLYKCVKLHRTHILIGDPGRAQFENHDIKKLLCEEARFELPDSVREENYGLTSSTVWQYRPNS